One window from the genome of Desulforamulus ruminis DSM 2154 encodes:
- a CDS encoding HPP family protein — protein sequence MKHVSVKEIMISPEDYLTVNELDTVKDAIQKLQSSFSLDEKGVTRGHTSILVTNPSGKLVGILTIRGILKALMMHEKGKEFPSNYLWTLFVTKSYESAEEIPVRQIMKDRKVFSIGPDDEIMKAVEMIVDNKVNTLPVVENGKPVGIIRAKDIFSKIGYIMD from the coding sequence ATGAAACATGTATCGGTCAAAGAGATTATGATTAGCCCGGAAGATTATCTTACGGTAAATGAATTAGATACGGTAAAAGATGCCATTCAAAAGCTGCAATCCTCCTTTTCTTTAGATGAAAAAGGCGTCACCCGTGGACATACCTCCATTTTGGTAACCAATCCCTCCGGCAAGTTGGTGGGGATTTTAACCATACGCGGGATTTTAAAGGCATTGATGATGCATGAAAAGGGCAAAGAATTTCCCTCCAACTATCTTTGGACTCTTTTTGTTACAAAATCCTATGAATCCGCGGAAGAAATCCCGGTACGGCAAATTATGAAGGATCGCAAAGTCTTTTCCATCGGACCGGACGATGAGATCATGAAGGCTGTTGAAATGATTGTCGACAACAAGGTAAACACCCTGCCTGTGGTTGAAAACGGAAAACCGGTGGGGATTATTCGGGCCAAGGATATCTTCTCTAAGATCGGCTATATCATGGATTAG
- a CDS encoding nuclease-related domain-containing protein, whose product MATVLKWPGKEKSKAGKPPSRSGVLGFFLGLFDPVEPMGKGLAGEIKVARQLSRDLGDAWIIINDFKIITAGGRTQIDHLVLGPPGIFCLETKNWQTAACNDQGHWFRWQRGGWLPQKSPVEQNQGKIKRLEEMLKPVDAGVKVQGIIVFANPGKFDFSLARLPDDTKVFGLPGLLQWFNGLEQENRVYSKEALEKFIPVLMK is encoded by the coding sequence ATGGCCACGGTTTTAAAATGGCCCGGAAAAGAGAAATCCAAAGCAGGAAAGCCGCCTTCCCGGTCCGGAGTACTTGGTTTTTTCCTTGGTTTGTTTGACCCGGTTGAACCCATGGGCAAGGGGCTGGCCGGGGAGATAAAAGTTGCCCGCCAATTAAGCCGGGATCTAGGAGATGCCTGGATCATCATCAATGATTTTAAAATCATCACCGCCGGCGGCAGAACCCAGATCGATCATTTGGTGCTGGGGCCTCCCGGTATTTTTTGTCTGGAAACCAAGAACTGGCAAACTGCTGCCTGCAATGACCAGGGTCACTGGTTTCGTTGGCAAAGGGGGGGCTGGCTGCCGCAAAAAAGTCCGGTGGAACAGAACCAGGGAAAAATTAAAAGGCTTGAGGAAATGCTCAAGCCGGTGGACGCCGGGGTAAAGGTTCAGGGAATCATTGTTTTCGCCAATCCGGGAAAGTTTGATTTTTCCCTGGCCCGGCTGCCGGATGATACAAAGGTTTTTGGGTTGCCGGGTTTGCTTCAATGGTTTAACGGCCTGGAACAGGAAAACAGGGTTTATTCAAAGGAAGCCCTGGAAAAATTCATCCCTGTGCTTATGAAATAA
- a CDS encoding globin-coupled sensor protein codes for MTSAQDFSKRRVQLAYLDITEQETELMAAHKDLFIKEAERVVEGFYQHLLNFSYLKELIEKHSTVEKLKGVQKRYFISLCDPLDHAYIETRLAIGKKHQQIGLYPKWYMGAYQIYHSEIQRILAEHHGAGTEAYKQALEAFMKRINLDMQLAIENYILDQLQQLISFQQDIGSVAEIIDDIAEQTNMLSLNASIEAARAGDHGRTFAVVAQEVRKLAERSSQSARDIAKMVSSNQEAIEKMKKSSEE; via the coding sequence ATGACCAGTGCACAGGATTTTTCCAAGCGCCGGGTTCAACTGGCCTACTTGGACATCACCGAACAGGAAACGGAATTAATGGCAGCCCATAAGGACCTGTTTATAAAAGAGGCCGAGCGGGTGGTAGAGGGCTTCTACCAGCACTTGCTGAACTTTTCTTATTTAAAGGAACTAATTGAAAAACATAGTACCGTTGAAAAACTAAAGGGAGTTCAGAAAAGATATTTTATTTCCCTGTGTGATCCCCTGGATCATGCCTATATAGAAACAAGACTGGCCATTGGCAAGAAACATCAGCAAATCGGACTGTATCCCAAGTGGTACATGGGAGCCTATCAGATTTATCACAGTGAAATCCAGAGGATTTTGGCAGAGCACCATGGAGCCGGAACCGAGGCATACAAGCAGGCCCTGGAAGCCTTTATGAAAAGAATCAATCTGGATATGCAGTTAGCCATTGAAAATTATATTCTGGACCAACTGCAGCAGCTTATTTCTTTCCAGCAGGACATTGGTTCCGTGGCGGAAATTATTGATGACATTGCCGAGCAGACCAACATGCTTTCCTTGAATGCTTCCATTGAGGCTGCCAGGGCGGGGGACCACGGACGCACCTTTGCGGTGGTGGCCCAGGAGGTTCGCAAATTGGCCGAGAGGTCCTCTCAATCCGCCAGGGATATTGCCAAGATGGTTTCTTCCAACCAGGAGGCCATTGAGAAGATGAAGAAATCCTCGGAAGAGTAA
- a CDS encoding replication-associated recombination protein A — protein sequence MDLFSSTRSSLQAAPLAERLRPRNLDEFTGQQHIVGRGKLLRRAIEADQLGSIIFYGPPGTGKTTLASIISQMTSANFVKMNAVSAGVSEIREEIKKARDHLKFYGKKTIFFIDEIHSLKRGTQQDCLLEAVEKGEVVLVGATTQNPYFELNGALLSRSRIFQLLQHSEEDLNTLIQQALSDEERGLGGYRVQLEEAARQHFIKMCGGDARNLLNALELAVLSTAPAEDGYRHITLEVAEDSTQQRYIHYDKTGDHYYDVISAFIKSIRGSDPDAALHYYARMTAAGEDQRFIVRRLMVHASEDVGLADPQAMLMAHAAWNALETIGMPEARIPIAQCIIYLAAAPKSNSVINAIDRAMKDIKEKNIGVVPPHLRDTHYRGAKGLGHGGYKYPHDYPGHWVAQQYLPDNLKGRIYYEPSDQGKEKLMIKRES from the coding sequence ATGGATTTGTTCAGTTCGACCAGGAGCAGCCTGCAGGCGGCTCCCCTGGCTGAAAGGCTCCGCCCTCGCAATTTGGATGAATTTACCGGACAGCAACACATTGTCGGCAGGGGAAAGCTGCTTCGCAGAGCCATCGAAGCGGACCAACTGGGGTCGATTATTTTCTATGGTCCTCCGGGCACCGGCAAGACCACTCTGGCCAGTATTATATCGCAAATGACCTCCGCCAATTTTGTTAAAATGAACGCGGTATCTGCGGGGGTTTCAGAAATCCGGGAAGAAATAAAAAAAGCCCGGGATCATTTAAAATTTTACGGCAAGAAAACCATTTTCTTTATTGATGAAATTCACTCCTTAAAAAGAGGAACCCAACAGGACTGCCTGCTGGAAGCGGTGGAAAAAGGAGAAGTGGTGCTTGTTGGAGCCACCACCCAAAATCCCTACTTTGAACTAAATGGCGCCCTCCTAAGCAGGTCCCGCATCTTTCAACTTTTGCAGCACTCCGAAGAAGACCTCAACACGTTGATTCAGCAGGCTTTATCCGACGAGGAACGGGGATTGGGCGGCTATCGGGTGCAATTGGAGGAGGCAGCCCGGCAGCATTTTATTAAAATGTGCGGTGGTGATGCCCGGAACCTTTTAAATGCCCTGGAGTTGGCAGTGTTATCCACAGCCCCCGCTGAAGACGGCTACCGGCATATTACCCTGGAGGTAGCCGAGGATTCGACCCAGCAAAGGTATATCCACTATGATAAAACAGGAGATCATTATTATGATGTCATCTCCGCCTTTATCAAGAGTATCCGGGGTTCAGACCCGGATGCCGCGCTGCATTATTATGCCCGGATGACGGCAGCCGGAGAGGATCAGCGTTTCATTGTACGCCGGTTAATGGTTCACGCCTCTGAGGATGTAGGACTGGCCGACCCTCAGGCCATGTTGATGGCCCATGCGGCGTGGAATGCCCTAGAAACGATAGGCATGCCGGAGGCCCGGATTCCCATTGCCCAATGTATCATTTACTTGGCCGCCGCTCCTAAAAGCAACAGTGTGATCAATGCCATTGACCGGGCGATGAAAGATATTAAGGAAAAAAACATCGGTGTGGTTCCGCCGCACCTTCGGGATACCCATTATAGAGGTGCCAAGGGACTGGGCCATGGGGGCTATAAATATCCTCATGATTACCCCGGGCACTGGGTGGCTCAGCAGTACCTCCCGGATAACCTAAAGGGCAGGATTTACTATGAGCCGTCAGACCAAGGTAAAGAAAAATTAATGATCAAGAGAGAGAGCTAG
- a CDS encoding sulfite exporter TauE/SafE family protein, whose protein sequence is MRGLYEALMSASRAHAKWELEMSNNIVRNRKHLLILAIMMLPLIIPAIGHAADLPAFLGGKSAFGPSHFTPFMFYGSMAVGVCAGLITGCIGAGGGFVITPALMSLGVKGILAVGTDQFHIFAKAIMGTVIHKKLGNVNIPLAIAFLCGSGIGVTAGGTLNRALFNMNPVFSDFVISAVYVVMLGFLGFYSMYDFLKTRGQAAKGDAHGGPIGMTKLALRLQKIKLAPMVKFDEDLGGRQISGWFVAICGAVVGFAAAIMGVGGGFLTFPMFVYGLGVSSFTTVGTDILQIIFTAGYSSIVQYAIYGYIFYTLAMGMLVGSLLGIQIGAATTKVVPGIYIRAFYAIAILAGFVNRAFALPEKMGQMGYIKLTPETGKLLADIGAWIFFGLVILFAGWIILSFIRGIPTLRAETAKADVTDGKGVSH, encoded by the coding sequence ATGAGGGGATTGTATGAGGCTCTAATGAGTGCCTCCAGGGCCCATGCCAAATGGGAACTGGAAATGTCCAATAATATCGTCCGCAACAGAAAACATCTGCTGATTTTGGCGATTATGATGCTGCCCCTGATTATCCCCGCCATTGGTCATGCCGCCGATCTGCCGGCATTTCTTGGCGGTAAGAGTGCTTTCGGACCGTCTCACTTTACTCCCTTTATGTTCTACGGGTCCATGGCGGTGGGTGTTTGTGCCGGCTTAATTACCGGCTGCATCGGCGCCGGCGGTGGCTTTGTTATTACTCCCGCCCTGATGAGCCTGGGCGTAAAAGGGATCCTGGCCGTAGGTACAGACCAGTTCCATATTTTTGCTAAGGCCATTATGGGAACCGTAATTCATAAGAAACTGGGCAACGTTAACATTCCTCTGGCCATCGCTTTTCTCTGTGGTTCCGGTATCGGCGTAACCGCCGGCGGTACCCTGAACCGGGCCCTGTTTAATATGAACCCCGTGTTCAGTGATTTTGTCATCAGTGCCGTTTACGTAGTCATGCTTGGTTTCCTGGGTTTTTACTCCATGTATGATTTTCTTAAAACCAGAGGGCAGGCAGCCAAGGGCGATGCCCACGGCGGTCCTATCGGCATGACCAAACTGGCCCTCCGGTTGCAGAAAATTAAACTTGCCCCCATGGTGAAGTTTGATGAAGACCTGGGCGGTCGTCAGATTTCCGGTTGGTTTGTAGCCATCTGCGGTGCTGTGGTCGGTTTTGCCGCAGCCATCATGGGTGTGGGCGGCGGCTTCCTGACCTTCCCCATGTTTGTTTACGGTCTGGGCGTATCCTCCTTCACCACCGTGGGAACGGATATCCTGCAAATTATTTTTACCGCTGGTTATAGTTCTATCGTACAGTACGCTATTTACGGTTACATCTTTTATACCCTGGCTATGGGCATGTTGGTTGGCTCCCTGCTGGGCATTCAAATCGGCGCAGCCACCACCAAGGTTGTACCCGGTATCTATATTCGCGCTTTTTACGCCATTGCCATCCTGGCGGGTTTTGTTAACAGGGCCTTTGCTCTTCCTGAGAAGATGGGTCAGATGGGTTATATTAAGCTGACTCCTGAAACCGGAAAACTCCTTGCTGATATTGGCGCCTGGATTTTCTTCGGCCTGGTCATTCTCTTTGCCGGCTGGATTATCCTCAGCTTTATCCGGGGAATTCCCACCCTGAGAGCCGAAACCGCCAAAGCCGATGTAACGGACGGGAAAGGAGTGAGCCATTAA
- a CDS encoding sulfite exporter TauE/SafE family protein, whose amino-acid sequence MRGIFNALMSASRAHAKWELEMSNNIVRNRKHLLILAVMMLPLIIPAIGHAADLPAFIGGKSAYGPSHYNPVMFYGSMAVGVCAGLITGCIGAGGGFVITPALMSLGVKGILAVGTDQFHIFAKAIMGTVIHKKLGNVNVALAIAFLVGSGIGVTAGGTLNRALFNANPVMSDFMISSVYVVMLGFLGFYSMYDFLKSRGDKNQSQDVHGGPAGLTPLAVKLQKINLAPMVTFDEDITPGGRKISGWFVAACGAVVGFAAAIMGVGGGFLTFPMFVYGLGVSSFTTVGTDILQIIFTAGYSSIAQYAIYGYIFYTLAMGMLVGSLLGIQIGAATTKVVSGMYIRAFYAIAILAGFVNRLFALPEKMAQMGYISMEASTGKLLADIGAWIFFGLVIVFAGWIIISFIKGIPILRAESDKGAVTAGGKGVSH is encoded by the coding sequence ATGAGGGGAATATTTAATGCCCTGATGTCTGCATCCAGAGCCCATGCTAAATGGGAACTGGAAATGTCCAACAACATTGTCCGCAACAGAAAGCATTTGCTTATTTTAGCTGTTATGATGCTTCCCTTGATTATTCCTGCCATTGGCCACGCGGCGGACCTTCCCGCATTTATCGGAGGGAAAAGCGCCTATGGACCTTCCCACTATAATCCGGTTATGTTTTACGGCTCCATGGCAGTGGGTGTTTGTGCCGGATTGATTACCGGCTGTATCGGTGCCGGCGGTGGCTTTGTAATCACCCCTGCATTAATGAGCTTAGGTGTTAAAGGGATTCTGGCCGTAGGTACTGACCAGTTCCATATTTTTGCCAAGGCCATTATGGGTACGGTTATTCATAAAAAATTAGGGAACGTGAATGTGGCTTTGGCCATTGCCTTCCTGGTAGGTTCCGGTATCGGGGTAACCGCAGGCGGAACCTTGAACCGGGCTCTGTTTAACGCTAACCCGGTAATGAGTGATTTTATGATTAGTTCTGTTTATGTCGTCATGCTGGGCTTCCTGGGCTTTTATTCCATGTATGACTTTCTTAAATCCAGGGGCGACAAGAACCAGAGCCAAGACGTCCACGGCGGTCCTGCGGGTTTAACCCCGCTGGCGGTTAAACTGCAAAAAATTAATCTTGCACCCATGGTGACCTTTGACGAAGACATTACTCCCGGCGGCCGCAAGATTTCCGGCTGGTTTGTAGCCGCTTGCGGTGCTGTAGTGGGCTTTGCCGCAGCTATCATGGGAGTGGGCGGCGGCTTCCTGACCTTCCCCATGTTTGTTTATGGTCTGGGTGTTTCTTCCTTCACCACCGTAGGAACCGATATTCTGCAGATTATTTTTACCGCTGGTTATAGCTCCATTGCCCAATATGCGATTTATGGTTATATCTTCTATACTCTGGCTATGGGCATGCTGGTGGGTTCCTTGCTGGGGATTCAGATCGGCGCAGCCACCACCAAAGTAGTTTCCGGTATGTATATCCGGGCGTTCTACGCCATTGCCATTCTGGCCGGTTTTGTTAACCGCTTGTTTGCCCTGCCGGAAAAAATGGCTCAGATGGGCTATATTTCCATGGAGGCTTCCACCGGTAAACTGCTTGCGGATATTGGTGCCTGGATTTTCTTTGGTCTGGTCATTGTCTTTGCCGGCTGGATTATTATTAGCTTTATCAAAGGGATTCCCATCTTGAGGGCTGAGTCTGACAAAGGTGCTGTAACCGCCGGCGGGAAAGGAGTGAGCCATTAA
- a CDS encoding vWA domain-containing protein yields MNPTEGWKTKSLSDFWLSGRGLEGDGANHGNCALFSHRLLASEDMDAQAMVMTAILGAVSRVVDIVHGRNKFTVHFSSKETRTDFARKQIALSAEPLMDPPPCYLLPDIVDVLTGMALHQAAHAQFSSPEFYTEMPGNPFMAVIRKVVEEVFVEHLTSLYYPGYRGYFWKYRRYEFDLDLEKWAHKPRKNLMENELNLRATEFLLALRSTRDYKPSVARVQQVVDLVKKAVLIDNPDRLKRLSTRNLAKRAYNELFGNMIQHDIAYSLPSSLLDYQNRGDYQAETGSAGAKDRTNIPSDLQNLIQNMRQEQLQVANMAEIMEAGLDPDYPPPPPPMVVFRRPVMDEGAAERYEKARTTVKPFIIRLRNRLSWANTRQVIHQYHLPSGELDEDALYQAAYSNKLFQRSEVIETRTRNLDMALLIDTSASMVYPAAEGISRIELARNLAALFVEAMEPVDSVQTWVFGFNLKVAVNMQELYSPSLTQKARLGMSGAEGTTPEGSAVKYCALRLMSEGRRWVQKVLIVITDGNPNPGPETKLVKEQVRRLKNLGCKTIHISVGDRPGDYGYEHSIPWSDYNTVVIEFGRLLKKLVEEE; encoded by the coding sequence GTGAATCCAACAGAAGGCTGGAAAACAAAAAGTCTTTCGGATTTTTGGCTCTCCGGCCGGGGATTGGAAGGCGACGGGGCGAATCACGGGAATTGCGCTCTTTTCAGTCACCGGCTGTTGGCCTCGGAGGATATGGATGCCCAGGCTATGGTCATGACCGCTATTCTGGGAGCGGTTTCCAGGGTGGTGGATATCGTTCACGGCCGGAATAAATTTACCGTTCATTTCTCTTCCAAAGAGACCCGGACGGATTTTGCCAGAAAGCAAATCGCTCTCAGCGCCGAACCCCTGATGGACCCGCCTCCTTGTTATTTATTGCCGGATATTGTGGATGTTTTAACCGGCATGGCTCTGCACCAAGCGGCCCATGCCCAGTTCAGCAGTCCGGAATTCTATACCGAAATGCCGGGAAATCCTTTCATGGCCGTCATACGCAAGGTGGTAGAGGAGGTTTTTGTGGAGCATTTAACCTCTCTTTATTATCCCGGCTACAGGGGATATTTCTGGAAGTACCGCCGGTACGAATTTGATCTTGATCTGGAGAAATGGGCCCACAAACCCCGTAAGAATTTAATGGAGAACGAGTTAAATCTGCGTGCCACCGAATTTTTGCTGGCTCTGAGATCCACCCGGGACTATAAACCCTCGGTGGCCAGGGTTCAACAGGTGGTAGACCTGGTAAAAAAGGCGGTTTTAATCGACAATCCGGATCGTTTAAAAAGATTAAGCACCCGCAACCTAGCCAAAAGGGCCTATAATGAACTGTTCGGGAACATGATCCAGCATGATATTGCTTATTCTCTCCCCAGCTCACTGCTGGATTACCAGAATCGGGGCGACTACCAGGCAGAAACAGGAAGTGCCGGTGCCAAAGATAGAACCAACATTCCCAGTGATTTGCAAAACTTGATCCAAAATATGCGCCAGGAACAGCTTCAGGTGGCCAATATGGCGGAAATTATGGAAGCAGGTCTGGATCCCGATTATCCCCCGCCACCGCCTCCCATGGTGGTGTTTCGGAGGCCAGTGATGGATGAAGGGGCCGCAGAACGCTACGAAAAGGCCAGAACCACCGTGAAGCCCTTTATTATCCGGTTAAGAAACCGATTGTCTTGGGCCAATACCCGTCAGGTCATTCACCAATACCACCTGCCCAGCGGGGAACTGGACGAGGACGCCCTTTATCAGGCGGCTTACTCCAATAAGCTTTTCCAACGTTCGGAAGTGATTGAAACGCGAACCCGCAATTTAGATATGGCTTTATTGATCGATACCAGCGCCTCCATGGTTTACCCGGCCGCCGAAGGAATATCCAGAATCGAACTGGCTAGAAATCTGGCCGCCTTGTTCGTGGAAGCCATGGAACCGGTGGATTCGGTGCAGACCTGGGTCTTTGGATTTAACCTCAAAGTGGCGGTAAATATGCAGGAACTGTATTCCCCCTCCCTTACCCAGAAGGCACGCCTGGGCATGTCCGGAGCGGAAGGAACCACCCCGGAGGGCAGTGCGGTAAAATATTGCGCTCTCCGGTTAATGTCCGAGGGCAGAAGGTGGGTGCAGAAGGTTTTAATTGTTATCACCGATGGAAACCCCAATCCGGGACCTGAAACCAAGCTGGTTAAAGAACAGGTGCGCCGCCTGAAGAACCTGGGATGTAAAACCATTCATATTTCTGTGGGAGATCGACCGGGGGACTATGGGTATGAACACAGCATCCCCTGGAGTGATTATAATACGGTGGTTATTGAATTTGGCAGATTGCTCAAAAAACTTGTTGAAGAAGAATAG
- a CDS encoding AAA family ATPase, translated as MGIKDKDWGVNVDHLPDFWVDPEKLSVIQDLMFSGINVMLTGDPGTGKTELTKRLAQAHGLPFHRVNVGAIRTPRDWFGHWEFIAGQTVFIQSELVAAIQRPGLVALDEFNRVTPDIHNSIYTILDHNREVYIEETKQHIAVHPRCIFISTENRGRSHTGTFMEDTAVDDRFESIRLELPPVEVMAGLLEKVYQADGDQALLLARITHKLNALFHEESLSRPTGFRPAISACALLRRGQPLKTALKYTFVNRFSPEGGVDSEQTTVLQVIQAYLPSGK; from the coding sequence ATGGGAATAAAGGATAAAGACTGGGGTGTTAACGTAGACCACCTTCCGGATTTCTGGGTGGATCCGGAAAAATTGTCTGTAATTCAGGATCTTATGTTTTCCGGGATCAATGTCATGCTGACGGGAGATCCCGGAACCGGCAAGACAGAGCTGACCAAGAGGCTGGCCCAGGCTCACGGACTGCCTTTTCACCGGGTCAATGTAGGGGCTATCCGGACACCCCGGGATTGGTTCGGCCACTGGGAGTTCATTGCCGGACAGACGGTTTTTATCCAGTCGGAACTCGTTGCCGCCATTCAAAGACCGGGGCTGGTGGCACTGGATGAATTCAACCGGGTAACCCCGGACATCCATAATTCCATCTACACCATTTTGGATCATAACCGGGAAGTCTATATTGAAGAAACCAAACAACATATTGCCGTTCATCCCCGGTGCATTTTCATCTCTACCGAGAACCGGGGGCGCAGCCATACCGGAACCTTTATGGAAGATACCGCAGTGGATGACCGTTTTGAATCCATCCGGTTGGAACTGCCTCCGGTGGAGGTCATGGCCGGACTGCTGGAGAAGGTTTACCAAGCGGACGGAGATCAGGCTCTGCTGTTAGCCAGAATCACTCATAAATTAAATGCCCTATTCCATGAGGAGAGCTTGAGCCGGCCCACCGGTTTCCGGCCGGCCATTTCCGCCTGCGCTTTATTAAGGCGGGGGCAGCCTTTAAAAACAGCCTTAAAATATACCTTCGTCAACCGTTTCTCCCCGGAGGGAGGCGTGGACAGCGAACAAACCACCGTGCTCCAGGTAATTCAGGCTTACCTGCCCTCCGGTAAATAA